A region of Nostoc sp. 'Peltigera membranacea cyanobiont' N6 DNA encodes the following proteins:
- a CDS encoding alpha/beta fold hydrolase yields MTEATVGNLSIHYEIKGSGHPLLMIMGLSFSLMDWGDELPDELAKHYQVILFDNRDAGQTTSRSVENYTIADLADDSAGLLEQLGIKQAHVFGVSMGGMVAQQFALRHAAKLNKLVLGCTMAGSACSIPANLTSLVGGSLLDFLFTPSYLADPDNKKKAQEFLAKTSLFHSKENGFVRQMQAIASHDTCNALQDIKAPTLVITGDSDVAIPPGNSDVLAQKISGAQLATIKGAAHGFVYSHAVETADALIKFLL; encoded by the coding sequence ATGACGGAAGCTACGGTTGGGAACCTCAGTATTCACTACGAGATAAAGGGTAGTGGTCATCCCCTACTAATGATCATGGGTCTGAGCTTCAGTCTCATGGACTGGGGAGATGAGTTACCTGATGAACTTGCGAAGCACTATCAGGTGATTCTCTTTGATAATCGAGATGCTGGGCAAACAACAAGTCGCTCAGTAGAGAATTACACGATCGCTGATCTGGCAGACGATTCAGCAGGTTTGTTAGAACAATTGGGTATAAAGCAAGCTCATGTCTTTGGTGTAAGCATGGGTGGCATGGTTGCTCAGCAATTTGCTTTGAGACATGCTGCGAAGCTCAATAAATTAGTATTAGGCTGCACAATGGCAGGTAGTGCCTGTAGTATTCCAGCCAATCTTACAAGTTTGGTTGGAGGAAGCCTTTTGGATTTCCTATTTACGCCGTCATATCTGGCAGATCCAGATAATAAGAAAAAAGCACAAGAATTTTTGGCAAAAACTTCTCTCTTTCACAGTAAGGAAAATGGCTTTGTGCGGCAGATGCAAGCGATCGCCAGTCATGACACATGTAATGCACTGCAAGACATCAAAGCTCCGACACTGGTAATTACTGGAGATAGCGATGTAGCGATACCACCTGGAAATAGTGATGTTTTGGCACAGAAGATTTCAGGTGCACAACTTGCAACGATTAAAGGTGCTGCTCATGGGTTTGTTTACAG
- a CDS encoding DUF1304 domain-containing protein yields the protein MKFLSIPKHWINFCLVWAVVAHLLFLVAEMFLWQTSFMQEILLGGFTTAQKAEILAHNVGLYNGFLSAGALWGLLAMNPKIPKVKPAVFILVCAFIAGIYGSISLGRPTAFLLQSLPSIIALPLIWLNNDEEEQ from the coding sequence ATGAAGTTTCTAAGTATTCCTAAGCATTGGATCAACTTTTGTCTTGTTTGGGCTGTGGTTGCTCATCTGCTTTTCCTAGTAGCTGAAATGTTTTTGTGGCAAACCTCTTTCATGCAAGAAATATTGCTTGGAGGTTTCACAACCGCGCAGAAAGCCGAAATCCTTGCCCACAATGTAGGTCTTTACAATGGCTTTCTCAGTGCTGGTGCGCTCTGGGGATTATTAGCGATGAATCCTAAGATACCAAAAGTCAAGCCTGCGGTCTTTATTCTAGTGTGTGCATTTATCGCGGGAATTTACGGCAGCATTAGCTTAGGACGCCCAACAGCTTTTCTACTTCAGTCATTGCCTAGCATTATTGCTCTACCCCTCATCTGGTTGAATAACGATGAGGAAGAGCAATGA
- a CDS encoding transposase: MDETGVLLGLTRTHARSQMGTRAYSLNPFYRGSKVTVIGAISITKVVALMTMNNSMDGIAFELFVEKFLVPNLWSGAVVVMDNLSAHKLDSIVPMVEAVGAKVICLSSYSPDFNPIELWWSQLKSFLRSFSPTTTEMVDKLISVALDLINPQHLRNWFASCCYCTS; the protein is encoded by the coding sequence TTGGATGAAACTGGTGTTTTGCTTGGGTTAACGAGGACTCATGCTCGTTCACAAATGGGAACAAGAGCCTACTCTCTCAACCCCTTTTATAGAGGCTCAAAAGTTACAGTAATTGGAGCAATTAGTATTACAAAAGTAGTGGCATTAATGACAATGAATAATTCAATGGATGGTATTGCATTTGAATTATTTGTTGAGAAGTTTTTAGTGCCAAATTTATGGTCAGGAGCAGTAGTAGTGATGGATAATTTATCCGCACATAAACTAGACTCAATTGTGCCAATGGTTGAAGCTGTAGGTGCGAAAGTTATTTGTTTATCCTCATATTCTCCCGATTTTAATCCAATTGAATTATGGTGGTCACAACTTAAATCTTTTTTACGCAGTTTTTCTCCAACTACAACAGAAATGGTTGATAAACTCATCTCGGTTGCACTTGACTTAATAAATCCTCAACATTTAAGAAACTGGTTTGCTAGTTGCTGCTACTGTACCTCATAA
- a CDS encoding IS4/Tn5 family transposase DNA-binding protein — MKLLEANPYHNCDFGDKRLTNRAVLIAEALKVKYGEPLSKIFQSASDLKRGYEFFSNPKTTFEKLTQPSFKQTSKQIYGIPIVLAVGDTTYLDYKKILEKRDDYGPTGNGGNGLILHTSLEAIYKVNLKEIHQIKRQR, encoded by the coding sequence ATGAAACTATTAGAAGCGAACCCGTACCACAATTGTGATTTTGGTGACAAACGTCTGACCAACAGAGCAGTGTTAATTGCGGAGGCTTTAAAAGTAAAATATGGTGAGCCTCTATCAAAAATATTTCAAAGTGCTAGTGACCTAAAACGTGGCTATGAATTCTTTTCTAACCCCAAAACAACTTTTGAGAAATTGACCCAACCATCTTTTAAACAAACTTCTAAGCAGATTTATGGCATACCAATAGTATTAGCTGTAGGTGATACTACTTATCTGGATTATAAAAAAATTTTAGAAAAAAGAGATGATTATGGGCCTACAGGTAATGGTGGAAATGGACTAATTTTACATACTTCTTTAGAGGCTATTTATAAAGTAAATCTAAAGGAGATCCATCAGATAAAAAGGCAACGATAA
- a CDS encoding IS5 family transposase (programmed frameshift) yields the protein MIRKSYSTDLNDSEWAILAPLIPPAKSGGHPRTTDMREVCNAIYYHLKTGCQWDMLPGDFPPSSTVYNYYRKWQKRGIWEQMNHTLRDQVRQKIGKSTQPTAIAADSQSVKTTGKKGDVYGFDGGKKVKGRKRQTLVDSLGLLLKVVVSEANAPERVLAAYALMELLEERPELLEKVEVLWVDSGYDGDKFALCVWLMIQAHVEVMRRTEQEFQVLPKRWVVERTFGWLNQYRRLSKDYERLPEMSEAAIYAVMTRIMLRRLVV from the exons ATGATACGAAAGTCTTATTCTACAGACCTTAATGACTCAGAATGGGCAATTCTAGCTCCTTTGATTCCTCCAGCTAAATCCGGTGGACATCCTCGAACAACTGATATGCGAGAAGTATGTAACGCCATCTACTACCACCTGAAAACGGGTTGTCAATGGGATATGCTTCCAGGGGACTTTCCTCCCAGTTCAACTGTTTACAACTACTATCGCAAATGGCAAAAACGAGGTATCTGGGAGCAAATGAATCATACTTTGCGTGACCAAGTTCGTCAAAAAATAGGAAAATCAACTCAACCCACTGCGATCGCCGCAGACAGCCAGTCGGTAAAAACGACTG GAAAAAAGGGGGATGTGTACGGCTTTGATGGCGGTAAAAAGGTAAAAGGAAGAAAGCGGCAGACTTTAGTTGATAGCTTGGGATTGTTGTTGAAAGTGGTCGTAAGTGAAGCAAATGCCCCAGAACGAGTACTTGCTGCCTATGCTTTGATGGAACTGTTAGAGGAACGTCCAGAATTACTGGAAAAAGTTGAAGTTTTATGGGTTGATTCTGGCTATGACGGTGATAAATTTGCGCTTTGTGTCTGGTTGATGATTCAAGCTCATGTTGAGGTAATGCGGCGTACTGAGCAAGAATTTCAGGTTTTGCCCAAACGTTGGGTAGTAGAAAGAACATTTGGGTGGCTGAATCAGTACCGTCGTCTCAGTAAGGATTATGAACGTCTTCCAGAAATGAGTGAAGCTGCTATCTATGCTGTCATGACTCGTATCATGTTGCGTCGTCTTGTTGTCTAA
- a CDS encoding IS4 family transposase: protein MNPPSRLKKSGNFNVYALFATEINVPDGCEPITWMLLTSELVTTQAEASQILRWYTYRWRIEEYHKILKSGCKAESYRLAGDSMSTMLGFLTVIAAQLLQMTYLHRNSPHSSAELVLTKIQMDVLLASTPPKQKKQIQLTVDWAIRAIARLGGYLEHRKNSPIGIQVLWRGWLELETLCQGWLLHENLK from the coding sequence ATAAATCCTCCTTCTCGATTAAAAAAGTCAGGCAATTTTAACGTTTACGCGCTTTTTGCAACAGAGATTAATGTGCCAGATGGATGTGAGCCAATTACGTGGATGCTACTGACAAGCGAGTTAGTAACAACACAGGCAGAAGCATCTCAAATTCTTCGATGGTATACGTATCGTTGGCGGATAGAAGAGTATCACAAAATACTAAAATCTGGCTGTAAAGCGGAAAGTTACCGCTTGGCAGGAGACAGTATGTCAACAATGTTAGGTTTTTTAACAGTGATTGCCGCACAATTACTACAAATGACTTATTTACATCGGAATTCACCGCATAGTTCGGCAGAATTAGTGTTAACAAAAATACAAATGGATGTGCTACTTGCTAGTACTCCACCCAAACAAAAAAAGCAGATACAGCTTACCGTTGACTGGGCAATTAGAGCAATTGCACGTCTTGGAGGTTACTTAGAACACAGGAAGAATAGCCCCATTGGAATACAAGTTTTGTGGCGAGGTTGGTTAGAATTAGAAACCTTGTGCCAAGGTTGGTTGTTGCATGAAAATCTAAAATGA
- a CDS encoding ParA family protein, whose product MPANLTLSIETNAGGVAKSTISYNLAYELGVRGYSVALLDIDPNESLTLFCGLGEFKTQGTMANVYHPDFNGNWPLVTAWQGKIDKIQVCKGGKELHETIREVSKDLRGAYTLADRLSDYPLSHDFVIIDCPATLEPLPLTALAASSHVLIPIQPEYKASQSAAAMIEWYYFNCKRLRLKPTPKILGIVPTRWKSDWGAHRSIVEELPLVCKNLGIQYFSPIRESADILNASGRGLPLGIYRPGKEARGDFLPIVDALVQELKLIRG is encoded by the coding sequence ATGCCTGCCAATTTGACCCTTTCGATTGAGACAAACGCTGGAGGAGTGGCGAAAAGTACTATTTCATACAATCTTGCGTATGAATTGGGTGTTCGTGGCTATTCAGTGGCACTATTAGACATCGATCCTAACGAATCATTGACATTATTTTGCGGATTAGGAGAATTTAAAACTCAGGGAACAATGGCTAATGTTTACCATCCAGACTTCAATGGGAACTGGCCTTTAGTTACAGCTTGGCAAGGTAAGATTGACAAAATTCAAGTTTGTAAAGGCGGAAAAGAATTACACGAAACAATTCGGGAAGTTTCAAAGGATCTGCGTGGAGCTTATACTCTTGCAGATCGGTTGAGTGATTACCCCTTATCTCACGATTTTGTAATTATCGATTGTCCTGCAACATTGGAGCCTTTACCACTGACTGCTCTTGCAGCTTCTAGCCACGTGTTAATTCCCATTCAACCTGAATACAAGGCTTCTCAAAGTGCTGCGGCGATGATTGAGTGGTACTATTTCAACTGCAAGCGGCTGAGATTGAAACCGACTCCAAAAATATTAGGTATAGTTCCTACTCGTTGGAAAAGTGATTGGGGAGCGCATAGAAGTATTGTTGAGGAACTTCCCCTGGTCTGTAAAAATTTGGGAATTCAGTATTTTAGCCCAATTCGAGAATCAGCGGATATTCTTAATGCTTCTGGTAGAGGGCTACCTCTGGGAATTTACAGACCAGGTAAAGAGGCAAGAGGAGATTTTCTGCCAATTGTTGATGCACTAGTTCAAGAACTTAAGCTAATAAGAGGTTAA
- a CDS encoding ParB/RepB/Spo0J family partition protein produces MTKLNKPSVLGMFASAADSQQIFGLEERVEDLQAEITRLKDEQAQGKLAEEERTLLNQTIEDLREHLKASGIFKIHYSEVRPNPKQARQTFTSDSIRSMAVSIRESGQQQPIILLPGNLIFDGERRWRSVAEELQPEIETLDAVMLQKVLSEEELHTRTLLTSLHREGLNELDLAEGLIQQAKLALEFEQEEVVRALRRAIARLNAKKLLPQLTELVILTRKEQSEGIKEFNLDEIEQSILLLLLRFQQNPASVDANVFPCLRLSEDLKIAIRESGLGANHARSLQKLNSKNLKIEETKALKIRQDATSQVLQERLTVAQTRFLVAQTIAEHAPETKPKPSPQISSLIRDVSATKVEDIQQDQLRDLLAVLEAKAKEIRKKLD; encoded by the coding sequence ATGACAAAATTAAACAAACCGAGTGTACTTGGAATGTTTGCTTCTGCTGCTGATTCACAACAGATATTTGGGCTTGAAGAACGAGTAGAAGATTTACAGGCAGAGATTACAAGATTAAAAGATGAACAAGCACAGGGAAAGCTTGCTGAAGAAGAACGTACACTCCTCAATCAAACTATTGAAGACCTACGAGAACATTTGAAAGCATCTGGAATTTTTAAAATTCACTATAGTGAAGTAAGACCCAATCCGAAACAAGCAAGGCAAACATTTACTTCGGATAGTATTCGGAGTATGGCTGTTTCCATTAGAGAGTCAGGGCAACAACAGCCGATTATTTTACTACCGGGAAATCTCATTTTTGATGGAGAACGGAGATGGAGATCCGTTGCAGAAGAGTTACAGCCAGAAATTGAAACACTGGATGCAGTGATGCTTCAGAAAGTTCTTTCTGAAGAGGAATTACATACACGCACTTTATTAACTAGTCTTCACCGAGAAGGCTTGAATGAGCTAGATTTAGCCGAAGGTTTGATTCAACAGGCTAAGTTAGCTTTGGAATTTGAACAGGAAGAAGTAGTTAGAGCGCTTAGGAGAGCAATAGCTAGATTAAACGCAAAAAAACTGTTGCCCCAATTAACTGAATTGGTTATTTTAACTAGAAAAGAGCAGTCAGAAGGCATTAAAGAATTTAATTTAGACGAAATAGAACAAAGTATTCTTCTGTTGTTACTACGTTTTCAACAAAATCCAGCATCAGTAGATGCAAATGTCTTTCCTTGCTTACGGCTTTCAGAAGACTTAAAAATTGCGATTAGAGAATCAGGACTTGGTGCAAACCATGCCCGGTCACTCCAAAAACTAAATTCTAAAAATTTAAAAATTGAGGAAACTAAAGCTCTTAAAATCCGACAAGATGCTACATCACAGGTTTTGCAAGAAAGGCTAACAGTCGCTCAAACTCGTTTTCTAGTTGCCCAAACTATTGCTGAACATGCTCCTGAAACAAAACCTAAACCAAGTCCCCAAATCAGTTCTCTAATTCGAGATGTCTCAGCAACTAAGGTCGAAGATATCCAGCAAGATCAACTGAGAGATTTATTGGCTGTATTAGAAGCTAAGGCAAAAGAGATTCGGAAAAAGTTGGACTAA
- a CDS encoding sigma factor-like helix-turn-helix DNA-binding protein, protein MNVQVLTLQFGLEGQGKLTVKQIAQKFNFSHSKVRSAHGQGMKALRREQDQIKNYLVC, encoded by the coding sequence ATCAACGTCCAAGTCTTAACGTTACAGTTTGGACTGGAGGGACAGGGCAAGCTAACTGTAAAACAGATTGCACAAAAATTCAATTTTAGTCATTCCAAGGTACGCTCTGCTCATGGACAAGGAATGAAAGCTTTACGACGTGAGCAAGACCAGATTAAAAATTATTTGGTTTGTTGA
- a CDS encoding ParM/StbA family protein, producing the protein MSNIHALQKIFPAGFDNGYGSLKLLVDGFEVVRVPSYITNADMEDVPGRVVFNGTAYTVGESAFRTGNYFDRNTDNNENKVNNALLTLFGALAHLPHRKAWHLKLVVSLHDVGLAEELQKVLNGEYQPILAGKQSEVKVEVLKVVLEGMGALFGHQLPKKLTILDFGNGTTLYSRYNQGKREVHTAYPIGVEVLIDDISQKMKHLNGGKIGDASKIRFCLEMGHTKYSRDIDIKDVYSACLKDWYEKYLKKVVNLTLDAKHQGDEIWAIGGGCLLPGFKKLLEKNGFKILDNPVEANVFGLLEIAKSIMSKNSPTTSLK; encoded by the coding sequence ATGTCAAATATTCACGCCTTGCAAAAAATTTTTCCTGCTGGTTTTGATAACGGTTATGGAAGCCTAAAACTTTTAGTCGATGGTTTTGAAGTAGTTCGTGTTCCCAGCTATATAACCAATGCCGACATGGAAGATGTACCCGGACGAGTAGTTTTTAACGGTACTGCTTACACTGTCGGGGAATCAGCTTTTCGTACAGGAAATTATTTTGACCGGAACACGGATAACAATGAAAACAAAGTCAATAATGCGTTGTTGACATTATTCGGTGCGTTGGCACATCTGCCACACCGTAAGGCTTGGCACTTAAAATTAGTTGTCAGCTTACATGATGTTGGTCTGGCTGAAGAATTGCAAAAAGTACTAAATGGAGAATATCAGCCGATACTTGCTGGTAAACAATCAGAGGTGAAAGTAGAAGTGCTGAAAGTTGTGCTAGAGGGAATGGGTGCATTATTTGGGCATCAACTGCCGAAAAAATTAACCATTTTAGACTTTGGCAATGGAACGACTCTGTATTCTCGTTACAACCAGGGAAAACGAGAAGTTCACACCGCCTACCCCATTGGTGTAGAAGTTCTCATTGATGATATTTCCCAAAAAATGAAACATCTAAATGGGGGAAAAATCGGGGATGCATCCAAGATTCGATTTTGTCTGGAAATGGGACATACCAAGTACAGCCGTGACATTGATATCAAAGATGTTTACAGCGCTTGCTTAAAAGATTGGTATGAAAAATACTTAAAGAAAGTGGTGAATTTAACACTTGATGCCAAGCACCAAGGGGATGAAATCTGGGCGATTGGTGGAGGCTGCCTCTTACCAGGATTTAAGAAGCTGTTGGAGAAAAACGGCTTCAAAATCCTGGACAATCCGGTAGAAGCCAATGTTTTTGGGCTTTTAGAAATAGCAAAAAGTATTATGAGCAAGAATTCGCCAACTACATCTCTTAAGTGA
- the ssb gene encoding single-stranded DNA-binding protein, which translates to MNYINKVMLVGRCGQEPELKYFESGAVKASISIAVRPPYRSEQALWFDLVAWGNQAEVIGNYVRKGTQIAITGEFGFDRWADKNSGTMRQKPVITINAIELLGSPRKEESTSTSAPNETQTVANANF; encoded by the coding sequence ATGAACTATATCAACAAAGTCATGCTGGTTGGCAGATGCGGACAAGAACCTGAGCTGAAATACTTCGAGTCCGGTGCAGTTAAGGCTTCAATCTCTATTGCAGTCAGACCACCCTACAGAAGTGAACAAGCCCTTTGGTTTGATTTAGTAGCCTGGGGAAATCAAGCAGAAGTGATTGGAAATTACGTTCGTAAAGGAACCCAAATTGCAATTACTGGCGAGTTTGGATTTGATCGTTGGGCAGATAAAAATTCTGGCACTATGCGGCAAAAACCCGTAATTACAATCAACGCCATTGAATTGTTAGGTTCACCCCGTAAGGAAGAATCTACATCCACTTCTGCACCAAACGAAACACAGACTGTAGCTAACGCAAATTTCTAG
- a CDS encoding AAA family ATPase, translating to MKPTHPENTSQQKGIPAIRVEQVREVIEFLSTSAVKAKQKVVIIHEADMLNPTAANKLLKTLEEPKTGTFILISSYPQKLLPTIKSRCQIIPFQRLTDEEVISVLKDQQIEVTEKILAISSGSPGQAIANITMLASISKEITSQLEVPPDDILNALSLSNSISSWNHETQLWLLTYLQHNWWQKLKSTQLLAKFTQARKQLLHHVTPRSVWDNLLLP from the coding sequence ATCAAACCAACCCATCCCGAAAACACCTCCCAGCAGAAAGGTATACCTGCTATTCGAGTAGAGCAGGTGCGCGAGGTAATTGAATTTCTATCAACTAGTGCAGTCAAGGCCAAGCAAAAGGTGGTGATTATCCACGAAGCAGATATGCTCAACCCTACCGCCGCCAACAAACTTCTCAAGACGCTAGAAGAACCGAAAACTGGAACATTTATCCTGATCTCGTCTTATCCTCAAAAGCTATTACCTACTATCAAGAGTAGGTGTCAAATCATACCTTTCCAAAGGTTAACTGATGAGGAGGTTATCTCTGTCCTCAAAGACCAACAAATCGAGGTAACAGAAAAAATACTAGCTATCAGTTCAGGCAGTCCTGGTCAAGCGATCGCCAACATCACAATGTTAGCTTCCATCTCAAAAGAAATCACAAGTCAACTGGAAGTCCCTCCTGACGATATCCTCAACGCACTCAGTTTGAGTAACTCCATCTCAAGCTGGAATCACGAGACACAATTATGGCTGCTTACCTACCTGCAACACAACTGGTGGCAGAAATTAAAAAGTACTCAATTGCTAGCTAAATTCACTCAAGCAAGGAAGCAATTGCTGCATCACGTTACTCCTAGAAGCGTTTGGGATAACCTACTTCTGCCATAG
- a CDS encoding IS1634 family transposase: MDYQKKEIGIKNLDHLGIVAGLIDEIGIVETINSKLGIDGREKISSGTVVKAILINGLGFVSRPLYLFSQFFEDKGIENLLGCGVKSDYINDDKIGRVMDELYKYGLNSLFIEIVLSVINKFKIETKYSHLDATSFHLHGEYTREKEQEKEAEIIKEKPIIITKGYSRDHRPDLKQCVLDLITSSDGDIPLLMRVGDGNEADKAVFGKILVEFKKQINFESIMVCDSALYSQENIKLIEHLKWITRVPMTIKRAKELVQSVEIEEIDSEEIEKRRILNLDGYKWKEEIVNYGGIKQIWLIVESQKRQKSDLEKLEKNLKAEKNKVEKLLNQLKKEDFQNPDQARYKLKSINKKLKFFEIQEAKLIDKTSKNKTIYKIEGVDHQKLEEIAMIKKEAGRFILATNLVEDEKLKSSEIITNYKNQQSCERGFRFLKNPLFFTDSFFVENPERIETMLFLMSLCLLVYNLGQRELRNSLKRANIGVKNQLGKLTKCPTLKWIFQCFQGIHILTLNGVNQIVNLTQERNFILNFLPVSCQKYYLIS, translated from the coding sequence ATGGATTATCAAAAAAAAGAGATTGGGATTAAAAACTTAGATCACTTAGGAATAGTAGCTGGACTAATTGATGAAATAGGAATAGTTGAAACAATCAACTCCAAATTAGGCATAGATGGAAGAGAAAAAATTTCATCGGGAACAGTGGTCAAAGCGATTTTAATCAATGGATTAGGATTCGTCTCAAGACCTTTATACTTATTTAGTCAATTTTTTGAAGATAAAGGAATTGAAAACTTATTGGGTTGCGGAGTAAAAAGTGATTATATAAATGACGATAAAATCGGAAGAGTCATGGATGAATTATATAAATATGGATTGAATAGTCTATTTATAGAAATTGTCTTATCAGTTATAAATAAATTTAAGATAGAGACCAAATATTCTCATTTAGATGCCACATCATTTCATCTACATGGAGAATACACAAGGGAAAAAGAACAAGAGAAAGAAGCAGAAATAATCAAAGAAAAACCAATAATTATCACTAAAGGATATTCTCGCGATCATAGACCAGATTTAAAGCAATGCGTTTTAGATTTAATAACAAGTAGTGATGGAGACATCCCATTACTAATGAGAGTTGGAGATGGGAACGAAGCAGATAAAGCAGTTTTTGGAAAAATCTTAGTAGAATTTAAAAAGCAAATAAATTTTGAGAGTATCATGGTCTGTGATAGTGCATTATATAGTCAAGAAAATATCAAATTAATCGAACATTTAAAATGGATAACTAGAGTCCCAATGACGATAAAAAGAGCGAAGGAATTAGTTCAGTCGGTAGAGATAGAAGAGATAGATTCCGAAGAAATAGAGAAGAGAAGAATCCTAAATTTAGACGGATATAAGTGGAAAGAAGAAATAGTAAATTATGGTGGTATCAAACAAATCTGGCTAATAGTAGAAAGTCAAAAAAGACAAAAAAGTGATTTAGAAAAGCTAGAGAAAAATCTCAAAGCAGAAAAAAATAAAGTGGAAAAACTGCTCAACCAATTAAAAAAAGAAGATTTTCAAAATCCCGACCAAGCTCGATACAAACTAAAAAGCATAAACAAAAAACTAAAGTTCTTTGAAATTCAAGAAGCTAAACTTATTGACAAGACATCGAAAAATAAGACTATTTATAAAATCGAGGGAGTGGATCATCAAAAACTAGAAGAGATAGCAATGATAAAAAAAGAAGCTGGAAGATTTATTTTAGCAACTAATTTAGTTGAAGATGAGAAATTAAAGTCATCAGAAATTATTACAAATTATAAAAATCAACAGTCTTGCGAAAGAGGATTTAGATTTCTGAAAAATCCTTTATTTTTCACTGATAGTTTCTTTGTAGAAAATCCTGAAAGAATCGAGACGATGTTATTTTTAATGTCTTTGTGCTTATTAGTTTATAATCTCGGTCAGAGGGAACTAAGAAATAGTTTAAAAAGAGCCAATATCGGAGTTAAAAATCAACTAGGTAAATTAACGAAGTGCCCCACATTAAAATGGATATTTCAATGCTTTCAAGGGATTCACATTTTGACTTTGAATGGAGTTAATCAAATTGTTAATCTAACCCAAGAACGCAATTTTATTTTGAATTTTCTCCCAGTGTCTTGTCAAAAATACTATCTAATCTCTTAA